In the genome of Candidatus Microbacterium phytovorans, one region contains:
- the efeB gene encoding iron uptake transporter deferrochelatase/peroxidase subunit, translating to MTVEEPTAPDAVRGLSRRGLLGLAAGVGAAGLALGAGAGTAAGVAVGRARAAEGAASVYEFFGAHQAGITTPVQDHLHFASFDMMARTDRADLQSLLQDWSYAASRMTQGLDVSATGAVGGALEAPPDDTGEALGLPASGLTITFGFGPTLFETAEGDDRYGLAALRPRGLAKLPAFLGDDLDPERSNGDLCIQACADDPQVAVHAIRNLSRIAFGRARLRWSQLGFGKTSRTSAAQATPRNLFGFKDGTANILSDDTAALADHVWVAPDDEPAWLAGGSYLVARRIAMIIETWDRVRLSEQQRIVGRDKGEGAPLSGGGEMTEPDFEAKDATGSPAIDTASHVRLAHPELNDGIRILRRGYNFVDGNTELGRLDAGLFFLSYQRSPEQFVTLQRALSTDLMNEYIRHVGSGIWAIPRGAAPGSYVGAELFA from the coding sequence GTGACCGTGGAGGAGCCGACCGCCCCGGATGCCGTCCGGGGGCTCAGCCGCCGAGGGCTCCTCGGACTCGCCGCCGGCGTCGGCGCGGCCGGCCTCGCGCTCGGCGCGGGAGCGGGCACGGCCGCCGGCGTCGCTGTCGGACGTGCCCGCGCCGCCGAGGGCGCGGCATCCGTGTACGAGTTCTTCGGAGCCCACCAGGCGGGCATCACGACGCCCGTGCAGGACCACCTCCATTTCGCGTCGTTCGACATGATGGCGCGCACCGACCGCGCCGATCTGCAGTCGCTGCTGCAGGACTGGAGCTACGCCGCGTCGCGCATGACGCAGGGCCTCGACGTGAGTGCGACCGGTGCCGTCGGGGGCGCGTTGGAGGCACCGCCCGACGACACGGGCGAGGCGCTCGGGCTCCCGGCCTCGGGACTGACGATCACGTTCGGGTTCGGTCCGACGCTGTTCGAGACCGCCGAGGGCGACGACCGCTACGGGCTCGCGGCACTGCGCCCCCGCGGGCTGGCGAAGCTCCCCGCGTTCCTCGGGGACGACCTCGATCCGGAGCGCTCGAACGGCGACCTGTGCATCCAGGCGTGCGCCGACGATCCGCAGGTGGCCGTGCACGCGATCCGCAACCTCAGCCGGATCGCGTTCGGCCGGGCACGGTTGCGCTGGTCGCAGCTCGGGTTCGGCAAGACGTCGCGCACGTCGGCGGCCCAAGCCACCCCGCGGAACCTGTTCGGGTTCAAGGACGGCACCGCCAACATCCTCTCCGACGACACGGCCGCCCTCGCCGATCACGTGTGGGTCGCGCCGGACGACGAGCCCGCCTGGCTCGCCGGTGGTTCCTATCTCGTCGCCCGCCGTATCGCGATGATCATCGAGACGTGGGATCGCGTGCGCCTGTCGGAGCAGCAGCGCATCGTCGGCCGCGACAAGGGCGAAGGCGCACCGCTGTCGGGCGGCGGGGAGATGACCGAGCCGGACTTCGAGGCCAAGGATGCCACGGGCTCCCCCGCGATCGACACCGCCTCGCACGTGCGCCTCGCCCACCCGGAGCTCAACGACGGCATCCGCATCCTCCGCCGCGGGTACAACTTCGTCGACGGGAACACCGAGCTCGGTCGCCTCGACGCGGGGCTGTTCTTCCTGTCGTACCAGCGGTCGCCGGAGCAGTTCGTGACACTGCAGCGGGCGCTGTCGACCGATCTGATGAACGAGTACATCCGCCACGTCGGGTCGGGGATCTGGGCGATCCCCCGCGGCGCGGCACCCGGTTCGTACGTCGGGGCCGAGCTCTTCGCCTGA